GTCGGACCCGCCCGGGCGCCACCACACATTGGTGTGAAACAGTGGCGCCCGCTCATCGTCCGCGTGTAAACTGAAAACGGCGGATGGGTGGTCCATCCGCCGTTTCAGAAGGAGGAAGGTGGCATGAAGAAGATGCCGTTCTTCCTGGTGCTCCAGTGGCGGAGATGGCGGATCGAAATCCGCTTGATCCACCGCTAAGCATCGGGAGCGTGCCGGCGGGTGCGGGAACACCTGCCGGCCACCTCCGAAAATATACAGCCGCACGACCCGATTTTCAACGCGCGGTATTGGCCGCTACAGCAAATCCCGCAGCATCGCCACCAGCGGCACGTCGGCCGGCGGCATCGGATAATCGCCCATCCGGTTCGGGTAGACCCAGGCGAGTCTCTGCCCCTCCTGCGGCATCACGTCGCCCTCCCACACCCGGCAGACATAGAGCGGCATCAGCAGGTGGAAGCTCTCATAGCTGTGCGAGGCGAAGGTGAAGGGCGCGAGGCAGCTTGCCGCCGTGTCGATGCCCAACTCCTCCTTCAGCTCGCGCACCAGCGCCGCTTCCGGCGTTTCGTCGGCATGCACCTTGCCGCCGGGGAATTCCCACAGCCCCGCCAGCGACTTGCCGGGCGGGCGCTGGGCCAGCAGCACGCGC
The Azospirillum sp. TSA2s DNA segment above includes these coding regions:
- a CDS encoding (deoxy)nucleoside triphosphate pyrophosphohydrolase, with amino-acid sequence MTACFDPSSTPAPGSLPVLLVVAVALVDADGRVLLAQRPPGKSLAGLWEFPGGKVHADETPEAALVRELKEELGIDTAASCLAPFTFASHSYESFHLLMPLYVCRVWEGDVMPQEGQRLAWVYPNRMGDYPMPPADVPLVAMLRDLL